Sequence from the Thermocoleostomius sinensis A174 genome:
GCAGCGCACTGCACCCCACCCCATCGAGGCTAGAACAAGTGACACAGTGCTCAGGAGCAAAATCCTCCGATCGATATCTGTGAGTGTATCTGTGAGTGTAGATGCTGTTTGGTAGCAGCGAGGGTAAATACTTGATAAGAATATTTGATAAACACTCCAACGGCTTTAATCGAAATCATAAGGATGAATCAAAGGCACTTGAATCGTTGTTTCGCGCCGAAATGACATCTGTATGATATCTGTCAAGATTGTCACCATCTATGTCCAATTGATTGGTTATACAATGCGTATCAAATATAACAAGCGTTGGCCCAAAAATTGCTGCCAAGCCGATCGTCCTTGAATCTGTGTTACTGTCTCACCAAATCTCATCGTTGCTCCTCTTGTTCGATGCACCAGGGGTTGCGCCAAAATTCGTTTGGCTAAACAAAAATTTCATCCCCATTGTGAAGGGGCAAGGAGATTTGTGCAAGCGGTAGAAGACCCTCACAGCTAAGTTGTGTTATTCAATCACCTTCCCTAAATTGCAGAAATCGCGTCAGGATTTGCGCAAGGTTGCTCTACCCGTCTAGTCATCTCATTAGTGTTGCTTGAATTTAGTGGCTTTTTACCTCATTGAGACGGATGACTCATGGTTTCAATATTTGGGTTTGCCACTATCACCATGTCATGAAACCTATCTACTGACGAACAGATCTCTATTTGCAACAATCAACACCACGGCAAGTACTTCTTAATGCGTGTACCCTTTGCCAAGGCTTGCTAATTCAATAGCGATCTACTAAGGTTGCAAAATTGTTTTTGAGGCAATCCGAGTCTTCTTGCGATCGGACTCTGTCAACTCCTCACCTGCTTGCAGGCGCGTTGCATTATCTTGCAAGATTGTAGCGGCTCCTTGATCACCCATTTGCAGCGCCGTCTTAGCCGCCGATTGCAGCATTGTAGCAGCCCCAGCCCGATCGCCCTGTTGCAACTTTGTCTCCGCAATTTGCGTTTGTCGATATTTGGCTAAAGCTAACACGTGCTGTTGCACTTGAGGATTAACGGCCGGCTGAAAATCTTGTAGAGCGTTCGCTTCTACCGGAATCCGCTCAGAGAGCAAATCAGTCTGTCCAGTGATTGGATCGTCGTAACGGACTTGCACATGGGCAATTGCATAGGTCCCAGGCTTTGGTTGATGGACATACAAGTTAGCCAAAACAATTCTGGGAGCGTCAATCATCAAGTCGCCTAAGCGCACGATTGCCTGTCCGTTTTCCTGAATCACGGGTAGTTCGATGGTATCGGGAACCACTTGAGCGATCGGCTTTAGTTCTGCTAAGCGTACCTTGGGTGTCAAATTCAGGAGTAGATGAGCATTGATCAGCCCGACCGATTGAATCCGCGTAAACAGGCGAGCAAATTCACTGATGGCTTCTTCCGGACGCTGAATATAGGACAAACTGCCGCCACCCGCATCGGCGATTTGTTCCAGCACATCCTGATTCCAGTTATCGCCAAACCCCAAGGTATTAAGGGTAATACTGTAATCGGCAGCTAATTTTGCCAACTTCAAGCAGCGATCGTTATCGCCATGTTCATTTTCTCCATCGGTCAGCAAAAATGCTTGCGAGACGGCATCTTTTCGCCCCGTGGCCAGTTCTTCCAATGCTAGCCGCATTCCCTCATCAATGGCTGTGCCGCCACTGGGCTGAAGTTTGTTGATTTCAAGCTTAATCGCCGCCGGATTTTCGACAACTTGATTGGTGACAATGACTTTGGCTTTATGGTCGAATACCACAATCGAGAGGCGATCATCAGGAGAGAGGCTATCGACAATGCGATGAGCAGCTTGCTTGACGGTTTCCAGCGGACGCCCCTTCATGGAACCACTGTGATCCAAAATCAAGCAAAGGTTCAGTGGAGCCGTACGTCCTCCTGCTTCGGGCAAGGCCGACAGCGAAATGGCTAACTGCCGTTGACTACTTGCCTGAGTCGCATCTAAATTTTCATCGCTCAGTGCCGCTTGCAAACCCACTCTCATAACAACAAAGCTCCTGAATTTGGTGTGTGAGGTCGTGATGGGGGTAACTTCAATAACTTCATCTCTTTATTCTGAATTACGGAGTGTTCGGATTTCCCTATATTTTTGTTGTATTGGCTTGAGAAACAAGGCGATCGGCGCTCCTTAAGGAAAAGTTTAGAAATAACGCTGCTGTCATGTGGATTGGCACTGCCAACTTCGCGATCGGCACTGATTCACCTAGGGAAGTTATGTAGCTAAATCCTGTGTATAGATTGGTAGGCGTAATATCCACCTTTCAAGCGTCGGGGTTGGGGCTGTCTGGTGCTTCCAGGATCACGCTACTATGGTAGACATCCTGCCATTGTTACAGGCTGCGTGTTATGAGTTCACCGATTCAGGCTGTTCAATCAACTTACTACTATGGAGATGCGTCTTATCGTACTCCTCCACCCGATCTCCCCTCGCTGTTATTGAAGGAGCGGATTGTTTACTTGGGGTTGCCCCTAGTATCCGATGACGACCTCAAGCGGCAATTAGGAGTCGATGTCACCAAGCTGATTATCGGTCAATTGCTGTATCTGCAATTCGATGATCCCGAAAAGCCCATCTTTTTCTATATCAACTCTACAGGCACGTCGTGGTATACCGGTGACGAAATTGGCTTTGCCACCGAAGCGTTTGCCATCTGCGACACCATTAATTACATTAAGCCACCCGTGCATACCATTTGCATTGGTCAAGCGATGGGAACGGCAGCCATGATTTTGGCATCGGGAACAAAGGGGTATCGAGCTAGCCTGCCCCATGCAACGATCGTGCTACATCAGCCTCGCACCCGTGCCCAAGGGCAAGCCACCGATATTCAAATTCGGGCTAGGGAAGTGTTGGCCAACAAAGCTGCCACGTTGGATATCCTCTCGCGAACCACTGGACAACCCCCCGAAAAGATTGCTAAGGATACCGATCGCATGTTCTATATGACTCCTCATGAAGCAAAGGAATACGGCTTGATCGATCGGGTACTGGAAAGCGTCAAGGATCTGCCCAAACCAATTCCTGCCTTGGCTTAATGGGTTCTTCAAACTATCTTCCTCACTGTCAATATGCCTGTTGAACGAACAATTCGGGTCCCCTACAACATTCCTGGCAGCCCATACTGGCAATGGGTAAACATCTACACCCGCATGAGCCAGAATCGCATCTTGTTTCTAGACGATGCCATTACTGATGGAACCGCCAATGCTTTGATTTCGGCACTGTTGTATCTGGATTCGGAGGATCAAAATAAACCGATCTATCTCTACATCAACTCCTTGGGCGATCCGATCGCCGCAGGACGAGGTCCGATTATGGCTGGGATGGTGTCGGTGATGGCAGGTCTAGCCATTTACGATACGATTCAGCATATTAAGTCTGAAGTCATTACCATTTGCTTTGGACAGGCAGTTGGCATGGCCACCCTGTTACTGTCGTCTGGTGCGAAAGGAAAACGAGCTAGTTTGCCCCATGCCTCGATCGTGCTGGACAACCCACAAACGGGTACACAAGGGCAAGCGACCGATATTCAGGTGAGCGCGAAGGAAGTGTTAGACAAGAAGCATCTAATTCTCGACATCTTCTCGCGGAATACTGGCAAATCGATCGACGACATCATCAAAGATACC
This genomic interval carries:
- a CDS encoding vWA domain-containing protein — encoded protein: MRVGLQAALSDENLDATQASSQRQLAISLSALPEAGGRTAPLNLCLILDHSGSMKGRPLETVKQAAHRIVDSLSPDDRLSIVVFDHKAKVIVTNQVVENPAAIKLEINKLQPSGGTAIDEGMRLALEELATGRKDAVSQAFLLTDGENEHGDNDRCLKLAKLAADYSITLNTLGFGDNWNQDVLEQIADAGGGSLSYIQRPEEAISEFARLFTRIQSVGLINAHLLLNLTPKVRLAELKPIAQVVPDTIELPVIQENGQAIVRLGDLMIDAPRIVLANLYVHQPKPGTYAIAHVQVRYDDPITGQTDLLSERIPVEANALQDFQPAVNPQVQQHVLALAKYRQTQIAETKLQQGDRAGAATMLQSAAKTALQMGDQGAATILQDNATRLQAGEELTESDRKKTRIASKTILQP
- a CDS encoding ATP-dependent Clp protease proteolytic subunit; its protein translation is MSSPIQAVQSTYYYGDASYRTPPPDLPSLLLKERIVYLGLPLVSDDDLKRQLGVDVTKLIIGQLLYLQFDDPEKPIFFYINSTGTSWYTGDEIGFATEAFAICDTINYIKPPVHTICIGQAMGTAAMILASGTKGYRASLPHATIVLHQPRTRAQGQATDIQIRAREVLANKAATLDILSRTTGQPPEKIAKDTDRMFYMTPHEAKEYGLIDRVLESVKDLPKPIPALA
- a CDS encoding ATP-dependent Clp protease proteolytic subunit, translating into MPVERTIRVPYNIPGSPYWQWVNIYTRMSQNRILFLDDAITDGTANALISALLYLDSEDQNKPIYLYINSLGDPIAAGRGPIMAGMVSVMAGLAIYDTIQHIKSEVITICFGQAVGMATLLLSSGAKGKRASLPHASIVLDNPQTGTQGQATDIQVSAKEVLDKKHLILDIFSRNTGKSIDDIIKDTDRTLYLTPQQAKDYGLIDHVLESSKLSNQQQPALT